A stretch of Spirosoma oryzicola DNA encodes these proteins:
- a CDS encoding peptide chain release factor 3, which translates to MQTNIKAETARRRTFAIISHPDAGKTTLTEKLLLFGGAIQTAGAVKSNKIKKSATSDFMEIEKQRGISVATSVMTFEYDNLKINILDTPGHKDFAEDTYRTLTAVDSVILVIDCVKGVEEQTERLMEVCRMRDTPVIIFINKLDREGRNPFDLLDELEEKLNIRVRPMTWPVNMGSDFKGVYSLIEKKLYFFKVNKTKVEDDVLPIELADSLLDQKVGERDAAQLREDVELIEGVYDAFDRQAYLDGKLAPVFFGSAVNNFGVKELLEGFCDISPEPIARPTDKREVLPEEKNFSGFVFKIHANLDPRHRDRIAFLRICSGVFERGKFYHHTRLDKNVRFASPFSFMADSKSVVEEGFPGDVVGLYDTGTFKIGDTLTEGEELQFQGIPSFSPEIFKELVNLDPMKSKQLDKGIQQLTDEGVAQLFTLEIGNRKIVGTVGELQFEVIQYRLENEYGAKCRWVPLNYTKACWITAEDPIKLREFIRLKGNQIAFDKDNNPVFLAESEWMLRMNQQNNPDIQFHLTSEFNVAV; encoded by the coding sequence ATGCAAACAAATATAAAGGCCGAAACCGCTCGTCGGCGGACGTTCGCCATCATTAGCCACCCCGATGCCGGTAAAACAACACTGACGGAAAAGCTACTGCTTTTTGGCGGAGCGATCCAGACGGCGGGGGCTGTAAAATCAAACAAAATTAAAAAGTCGGCTACCTCCGACTTTATGGAAATCGAGAAGCAACGGGGTATCTCGGTTGCTACTTCGGTGATGACATTTGAGTACGACAATCTCAAAATCAATATCCTTGATACCCCTGGTCACAAAGACTTTGCGGAAGATACCTACCGGACGCTCACTGCTGTAGACAGTGTTATTCTGGTGATCGACTGCGTAAAAGGCGTTGAGGAACAAACCGAGCGGTTGATGGAAGTATGCCGGATGCGTGATACGCCGGTTATCATCTTCATCAACAAGCTTGACCGGGAAGGCCGCAACCCGTTCGATTTGCTCGATGAACTGGAAGAGAAACTAAACATTCGGGTTCGGCCCATGACCTGGCCCGTTAACATGGGCTCGGACTTCAAAGGCGTTTATAGCCTGATCGAGAAAAAGTTATATTTCTTTAAAGTCAACAAAACGAAAGTCGAAGACGACGTGCTGCCCATCGAACTGGCTGATTCGTTGCTGGACCAGAAAGTGGGTGAACGGGACGCGGCTCAGCTTCGGGAAGACGTTGAACTGATTGAAGGTGTGTACGACGCTTTCGACCGGCAAGCGTATCTGGACGGTAAGCTGGCTCCGGTATTTTTCGGCTCGGCGGTCAACAACTTTGGCGTAAAAGAATTGCTGGAAGGCTTCTGCGACATTTCGCCCGAACCGATTGCTCGTCCAACCGACAAGCGGGAAGTGTTGCCCGAAGAGAAAAACTTCAGCGGCTTTGTCTTTAAAATTCACGCGAACTTAGACCCACGCCACCGCGACCGGATCGCCTTTCTGCGTATCTGTTCGGGCGTATTTGAGCGGGGTAAGTTTTACCACCATACGCGTCTGGATAAAAACGTTCGCTTTGCTTCGCCATTCAGTTTCATGGCCGATAGCAAAAGTGTCGTGGAAGAAGGCTTCCCCGGCGACGTTGTCGGTCTTTACGATACGGGTACGTTCAAGATCGGCGATACGCTGACGGAAGGAGAGGAGTTGCAGTTTCAGGGTATTCCTAGCTTTTCGCCCGAAATCTTCAAAGAACTGGTCAATCTGGACCCGATGAAGTCGAAGCAGCTGGATAAAGGGATCCAGCAGTTGACTGACGAAGGGGTTGCACAGCTGTTCACGCTTGAAATCGGTAACCGTAAAATCGTTGGAACGGTGGGTGAACTTCAGTTCGAAGTTATTCAGTACCGACTGGAAAATGAGTACGGAGCCAAGTGTCGCTGGGTACCGCTGAACTATACCAAAGCGTGCTGGATTACCGCCGAAGACCCCATCAAGCTGCGTGAGTTTATCCGGTTGAAAGGTAACCAGATCGCGTTTGACAAAGATAACAATCCGGTGTTTCTGGCTGAGTCGGAATGGATGCTGCGCATGAACCAGCAAAATAATCCTGACATTCAGTTTCACCTCACGTCGGAGTTCAACGTGGCGGTGTAG
- a CDS encoding M14 family metallopeptidase, giving the protein MTRYFFRSLAVLMLSLNMVWAQIPSPKQHFGFAIGDDYQLATYTQTEAYFRKLASSSDRVKLVDIGATEEGRRQLMLIVSSPANLKKLSRYKEISQKLARAEGLNDEQARAMALEGKAVVWIDGGLHATETVGTHQLIETAYQLISRKDPETLRILDDVVILLTHANPDGQEIVTNWYMREAKPEKRSLDNVPRLYQKYVGHDNNRDFFIMNMKETQNIGRQLFVEWIPQIMYNHHQSGPAGSILAGPPYRDPFNYVFDPLMVTGIDALGAAMINRMNVENKPGFTRLSGSVFSTWYNGGLRTTTHFHNMIGLLTEIIGGPTPEDVPLVPKRLIPNGATPFPVTPQKWHFKQSIDYSVSLNYAVLNYAARYRDEVLFNIYRMGKNSIERGSKDTWALSPKRIDAITQAYDSDPKKVVTPTNAALAQYGYIPKGGGMPLKYYDTIMKAPALRDPRGFIIPANQADFATAVKFVNALIKTGIQVQQATGDFTVAGKKYPAGSYVVKSDQAFRPHLLDMFEPQDHPNDFQYPGGPPVRPYDAAGWTLAYLMNVQFDRILDAFDGPFKKLPYGELQSPEGHLAGTAGEGYLLSARANNSFIAVNDLLASGVEVFRLPNGTGLQPSGESGAFYVPASAKAKSLLDKSVKDLGIDVVGLAKRPTTTMTKMTPMRIALWDTYGGSMPSGWVRWLMEQYHFPMKVIYAQDIDAGELRKKYDVIVFVTRAIPSTNTKEVDLYSLFGSEPKTETTPAEYRPWLGKITADKSVPQLKTFLENGGTVVTIGSSTNLAYHLKLPVKSALTEMTNTGVEKPLPGEKYYIPGSVLQMNVDSTQQATWGLPTLTDVYFDASPVFKVAPEAIASGKVKPLAWFSTNKPLRSGWAWGQSYLQDGIAAFVAPIGSGKLYAFGPEITFRAQSHGTFKLLFNQLYVTGPASVAATSGN; this is encoded by the coding sequence ATGACTCGTTACTTCTTTCGATCATTGGCTGTCCTGATGCTCAGCCTGAACATGGTCTGGGCGCAGATTCCATCGCCAAAACAGCATTTTGGCTTTGCCATCGGCGATGATTATCAGCTTGCAACGTATACCCAGACCGAAGCGTATTTCAGAAAACTGGCTTCGTCGTCGGATCGGGTTAAGCTCGTCGATATCGGTGCTACCGAAGAAGGACGGCGGCAATTGATGTTGATCGTATCGTCGCCCGCGAACCTCAAAAAGTTGAGCCGTTACAAGGAAATATCCCAGAAGTTGGCCCGTGCCGAAGGACTCAACGACGAGCAGGCGCGGGCAATGGCGCTGGAAGGAAAAGCCGTGGTCTGGATCGACGGTGGTCTTCATGCTACCGAAACGGTGGGTACGCATCAGCTGATCGAAACGGCCTACCAACTGATTAGCCGGAAAGATCCCGAAACGCTTCGCATTCTGGACGACGTTGTGATTCTGCTGACCCACGCCAATCCCGACGGGCAGGAGATCGTAACGAACTGGTACATGCGCGAAGCGAAGCCCGAAAAGCGCTCGCTGGATAATGTGCCTCGCCTATATCAGAAATACGTCGGCCACGATAACAACCGCGATTTCTTTATCATGAACATGAAAGAAACGCAGAACATCGGTCGGCAGTTGTTTGTCGAGTGGATTCCGCAGATCATGTACAACCACCACCAGAGCGGCCCGGCGGGGTCGATCCTGGCGGGGCCGCCGTACCGCGATCCGTTCAACTACGTCTTCGATCCGTTGATGGTAACGGGTATCGACGCCCTGGGCGCAGCTATGATCAACCGAATGAATGTCGAAAACAAACCCGGTTTTACACGCTTGAGTGGTTCGGTCTTTTCAACCTGGTATAACGGTGGTTTGCGCACAACGACCCACTTTCACAATATGATCGGTCTACTGACCGAAATTATTGGTGGACCGACGCCCGAAGACGTACCGCTGGTGCCAAAACGCCTGATCCCAAACGGGGCTACCCCGTTCCCGGTAACTCCGCAGAAGTGGCATTTCAAGCAGTCGATTGATTATTCCGTATCACTGAACTACGCCGTGCTGAATTACGCAGCCCGGTATCGTGACGAGGTGCTGTTCAACATTTATCGGATGGGTAAAAACTCAATCGAACGGGGTAGTAAAGACACGTGGGCGCTTTCCCCCAAACGGATTGATGCCATCACGCAAGCCTACGACTCTGATCCCAAAAAAGTAGTGACGCCCACGAACGCAGCGTTGGCGCAGTACGGCTACATCCCCAAAGGCGGTGGTATGCCCTTGAAATACTACGATACGATCATGAAAGCGCCCGCCTTGCGCGATCCGCGCGGGTTTATCATTCCGGCGAATCAGGCCGATTTTGCGACGGCGGTGAAGTTTGTCAACGCATTGATCAAAACGGGGATTCAGGTACAGCAGGCCACGGGCGATTTCACCGTTGCCGGTAAGAAATATCCCGCTGGTTCGTACGTGGTTAAATCCGATCAGGCGTTCCGCCCGCACCTGTTGGACATGTTCGAGCCACAAGATCACCCCAACGATTTTCAGTATCCAGGCGGTCCACCGGTTCGTCCGTACGACGCGGCTGGCTGGACGCTGGCCTACCTGATGAACGTGCAATTTGACCGGATTCTGGATGCATTCGATGGCCCTTTTAAGAAATTGCCGTATGGTGAGTTGCAATCGCCGGAAGGACACCTGGCAGGAACGGCGGGAGAAGGGTATCTGCTGAGTGCACGTGCCAACAACTCGTTTATTGCGGTTAATGATCTGCTGGCGTCGGGTGTAGAAGTGTTTCGGTTACCGAACGGAACCGGTCTGCAACCGTCGGGCGAGTCGGGTGCGTTTTACGTTCCGGCTTCGGCGAAAGCTAAATCGTTGCTCGATAAGTCGGTCAAGGATCTGGGCATCGACGTTGTTGGACTGGCGAAGCGACCAACGACAACCATGACGAAAATGACGCCCATGCGCATTGCCTTGTGGGATACGTACGGCGGATCGATGCCTTCGGGCTGGGTGCGCTGGCTGATGGAGCAGTATCACTTCCCGATGAAAGTGATTTACGCACAGGATATTGACGCGGGCGAGCTACGGAAAAAGTACGACGTCATCGTATTCGTTACGCGGGCTATTCCATCGACCAATACCAAAGAAGTTGACCTCTACAGCCTGTTTGGGTCGGAGCCAAAAACCGAAACCACGCCTGCGGAGTATCGACCCTGGTTAGGAAAAATTACGGCTGATAAGTCAGTTCCGCAGTTGAAGACATTCCTGGAAAACGGCGGTACGGTGGTAACCATCGGGTCAAGTACGAATCTGGCCTATCATTTGAAGTTGCCCGTCAAGAGTGCTCTAACCGAGATGACGAATACAGGCGTAGAGAAACCACTGCCAGGCGAGAAGTATTACATTCCGGGCAGCGTATTGCAGATGAACGTCGATTCGACGCAACAGGCAACCTGGGGCTTACCAACCTTGACGGATGTGTATTTCGATGCAAGTCCGGTCTTTAAAGTGGCTCCCGAAGCCATTGCCAGCGGCAAAGTAAAACCGCTAGCCTGGTTCTCAACGAACAAGCCCTTGCGCAGCGGTTGGGCTTGGGGACAATCGTATTTGCAGGATGGCATAGCTGCTTTTGTTGCTCCCATCGGCTCGGGTAAACTGTACGCCTTTGGGCCTGAGATTACATTCCGCGCACAGTCGCACGGAACGTTCAAGCTATTGTTTAATCAACTGTATGTTACTGGTCCGGCTTCGGTAGCCGCTACGAGTGGTAATTGA
- a CDS encoding RagB/SusD family nutrient uptake outer membrane protein: MNTYIKHWLFAGAVSFLVTACGNRLNVEPTQSVEQSQALNTEQDVRITLVGAYDGLSDVNLYGGGIQYIGDLTGDNRDVVFGGTYSTLDEIWRKTVTTSNTVTRDFWLDGYNAINRANNVLSALDKVSQANRNNIEGQARFIRGALYFELVKAFAKSWNDGTPTANPGVPLVLTPTSVVTDADSRARNTVAEVYTQVLDDLTKAESLLPQTQSYGSAVSSGFATKDAAAAILARVYLQQQNFASARDAANRVITSGTYSLASTFADAFTDASPETIFRIIVTDQDGTNDLNTFYASVPNQGRGDVRVQPKFRQLYEANDVRGSFFSTANQNTFTSKFNDLYGDVPVVRLAEMYLTRAETNLRLNTAVGATPLADVNLIRNRAKATPLTTVDLAAILLERRLELAFEGQQIADIKRTGGTVGTTAYNANNLVLPIPQREIDTNKALVQNPGYN, encoded by the coding sequence ATGAATACATACATAAAACACTGGTTGTTCGCTGGGGCCGTTAGCTTTCTGGTCACGGCTTGTGGTAATCGCCTGAATGTCGAACCCACCCAGAGTGTTGAGCAGAGTCAGGCGTTGAATACCGAACAGGACGTACGAATTACACTCGTAGGTGCCTATGATGGCTTGAGCGACGTAAACCTGTACGGCGGTGGCATTCAATACATCGGCGATCTAACCGGCGACAACCGCGACGTCGTTTTTGGTGGTACATACTCTACGCTTGACGAAATCTGGCGTAAAACGGTAACGACCTCAAACACGGTTACGCGGGATTTCTGGCTGGATGGTTACAACGCCATTAACCGGGCCAACAATGTATTGTCGGCGCTTGATAAAGTCAGTCAGGCGAATCGCAATAACATTGAAGGACAGGCTCGCTTCATCCGCGGAGCTTTGTATTTCGAGTTGGTAAAGGCCTTCGCTAAGAGCTGGAATGACGGTACGCCAACAGCCAACCCCGGCGTACCACTGGTACTGACCCCTACCAGCGTTGTTACAGACGCTGATTCTCGGGCGCGCAATACGGTAGCCGAAGTATATACCCAGGTACTGGACGATCTGACCAAAGCCGAAAGCCTGTTGCCGCAAACCCAGTCGTATGGTAGCGCGGTCAGTAGCGGTTTTGCCACTAAAGATGCCGCTGCGGCTATATTAGCTCGTGTGTATCTTCAGCAGCAGAATTTTGCATCCGCGCGCGATGCCGCGAACCGGGTAATCACATCCGGTACCTATTCGCTGGCCAGTACCTTTGCGGACGCTTTTACCGACGCATCGCCCGAAACTATTTTCCGGATTATCGTAACCGATCAGGATGGTACGAACGACCTAAACACGTTTTACGCATCAGTACCGAATCAGGGCCGGGGAGATGTACGGGTGCAGCCCAAATTCCGCCAATTGTACGAAGCGAACGATGTGCGTGGCTCGTTCTTCAGCACGGCTAACCAGAACACATTCACCAGCAAGTTCAATGACCTGTATGGCGACGTTCCTGTCGTGCGCCTGGCGGAGATGTACCTGACCCGCGCTGAAACGAACCTGCGACTGAATACAGCTGTCGGGGCCACACCATTGGCAGATGTTAACCTGATCCGTAACCGCGCCAAAGCTACCCCGCTGACGACGGTTGATCTGGCAGCTATTTTGCTCGAACGCCGGTTGGAATTAGCATTTGAAGGTCAACAAATTGCGGATATCAAGCGGACAGGCGGTACGGTTGGGACAACGGCTTATAACGCGAACAATCTGGTCTTACCGATCCCACAACGGGAAATCGACACGAACAAAGCGTTAGTACAGAATCCGGGGTATAACTGA
- a CDS encoding SusC/RagA family TonB-linked outer membrane protein, translating into MKKLFLISLLMLVATWSSFAQGQVVSGRVTSSDDGSGLPGVSVSVKGQTQGTLTDASGNYRLSVSGDVTLVYSFIGFTSVEERVNNRSVINITLQTDVRNLSEVVVTGYGQQIKRDLTGNIAKVKAADIQDQPVTTFDQALQGKAAGVQINAGSGKLGQGIQVRVRGQSSVSASNQPLYIVDGIPVTTDNLSINSGSTNPLADINPQDIESVDILKDASAGAIYGARAANGVVLITTKKGKAGRTNINFGAQYGSSKPTRKLEFLNTEQYVNFYNKAAANADRLDGLDPSDPSSNTSYMKSFYETQGLGTYGTPNQVSTNWGDLAYQDAPYQQYDLNINGGNEKTTFYLSGQLLDQKGILIGNAIKRYAGRLNLDHQVSSRFRVGLNMGLTRTYNERLSADNQFDNPMQMVALPPMTPANDPQTGLPVGTPPGDISIPVYYDPLINIGNSYFNTTVYRNISNVYGQLNIAKGLSFRSEFGVDVLNQQEELYYNSKTQRNFSAPLGYGRNRYVRVENYNTNNFFSYNTLFGRHNIDATVGMSYQQSQQKTNYTEGRDFPSDAYRQIASAARKTDGSSTQSDFRFLSYFARANYKFSDRYLVGVSARIDGSSRFGRNSRYGFFPAVSAGWVLSEESFLKNNRAISFLKLRSSYGRTGNADIQTAGNVSLQNFPQLGLFTGDASYGAQPGQRPFQLANPDLKWETTDQFDIGIDFGILNNRINGEIDYYNKQTSGLLLNVNVPGTTGFATQFKNVGNLQNKGFEFVLNTENLTGAFRWTTSLNAATNQNKITNLQSQIIEGGLNAMSRAVEGQPLGVFFTQEYAGVDPAKGDALWYKNTPNPDGSLDRSTTNVYSQAQRVVVGSPLPTWTGGVTNTFSYKGISLSVFFNGVFGNKLNFYGVGRFSSANGRFEDNQTVNQLAAWTPENPNTNVPEARLFYNNGAQPSSRFVLDGSFVRLRTVTLSYNLPKLLVNRAKLNTVRVFVTGQNLLTFTKYAGWDPEVNTDYAVSNIAQGYDFYTAPQARTITGGINIGF; encoded by the coding sequence ATGAAGAAACTCTTCTTGATTAGCCTTCTGATGCTTGTCGCAACTTGGAGCAGCTTTGCACAGGGTCAGGTTGTTTCGGGCCGAGTCACCTCCTCCGATGATGGGTCGGGCTTGCCGGGAGTGTCCGTCAGCGTAAAAGGACAGACACAGGGTACCTTGACCGATGCCTCGGGTAATTATCGCCTGTCAGTTAGCGGAGACGTTACGCTTGTTTATAGCTTCATCGGCTTTACATCGGTCGAAGAACGCGTCAACAATCGATCGGTGATTAACATAACCTTGCAGACCGATGTTCGCAATTTGAGCGAAGTAGTGGTCACGGGCTATGGTCAGCAGATCAAGCGTGATCTTACGGGTAACATCGCCAAAGTCAAAGCCGCTGACATTCAGGATCAGCCCGTTACTACCTTCGATCAGGCGCTTCAGGGAAAAGCAGCCGGTGTACAGATCAACGCCGGTTCGGGTAAACTGGGGCAGGGAATTCAGGTACGGGTACGGGGTCAGTCGTCGGTATCGGCGTCGAACCAGCCGCTTTACATTGTCGATGGTATTCCGGTTACTACGGATAACCTGAGTATCAACAGCGGCTCGACCAACCCACTGGCCGATATTAACCCGCAGGATATTGAATCAGTTGACATTCTGAAAGACGCGTCGGCGGGTGCCATTTACGGAGCGCGGGCCGCCAATGGTGTCGTACTGATTACCACCAAGAAAGGGAAAGCGGGCCGGACCAACATCAATTTCGGCGCGCAATACGGTTCCAGCAAACCAACGCGCAAACTCGAGTTTCTGAATACGGAGCAGTACGTCAACTTTTACAACAAGGCAGCGGCCAACGCTGACCGCCTGGACGGTCTTGACCCAAGCGATCCGTCATCAAACACGTCGTATATGAAAAGCTTCTACGAAACGCAGGGGCTGGGTACGTACGGAACGCCGAATCAGGTAAGCACCAACTGGGGTGATCTGGCTTATCAGGATGCCCCCTATCAGCAATACGACCTGAACATAAACGGCGGTAACGAGAAAACGACGTTCTATCTATCAGGCCAGTTGCTGGATCAGAAAGGAATTCTGATTGGCAATGCCATCAAACGGTATGCCGGTCGCCTGAACCTCGATCACCAGGTATCGAGCCGGTTCCGGGTTGGCCTGAACATGGGTCTAACCCGCACCTACAACGAGCGCCTTTCGGCTGACAACCAGTTCGACAACCCGATGCAGATGGTTGCGTTGCCCCCAATGACACCCGCCAACGACCCACAAACGGGACTTCCGGTTGGTACTCCGCCTGGTGACATCAGCATTCCGGTTTATTATGACCCGCTGATCAACATCGGCAACTCGTATTTCAACACGACGGTTTACCGGAATATCAGTAATGTGTACGGTCAGCTGAACATTGCCAAAGGCTTATCGTTCCGCTCTGAATTCGGCGTTGACGTCCTCAATCAGCAGGAAGAACTGTATTACAACAGCAAAACACAACGGAACTTTAGCGCTCCGCTAGGCTACGGTCGGAACCGTTACGTTCGTGTTGAGAACTACAATACGAACAACTTCTTCTCGTACAACACGTTGTTCGGCCGCCACAACATCGACGCTACCGTCGGTATGTCGTACCAACAGTCGCAACAGAAGACCAACTACACAGAAGGACGTGACTTTCCCTCGGATGCGTACCGCCAGATCGCCAGTGCCGCCCGGAAAACGGATGGTAGCTCGACTCAGTCGGATTTCCGCTTTCTGTCGTATTTTGCCCGTGCCAACTACAAGTTTTCGGATCGTTATCTGGTAGGCGTCAGCGCCCGGATCGATGGATCGTCGCGTTTCGGTCGGAACAGCCGTTACGGTTTCTTCCCGGCGGTATCGGCAGGCTGGGTATTGTCGGAAGAAAGCTTTCTGAAAAATAATCGCGCCATCAGCTTCCTGAAACTGCGGTCGAGCTATGGCCGGACGGGGAACGCCGATATCCAGACAGCGGGGAACGTATCGCTGCAAAACTTCCCCCAGTTAGGTCTGTTCACGGGTGACGCCAGCTATGGCGCACAGCCCGGTCAGCGCCCATTCCAGTTGGCCAACCCTGATCTGAAGTGGGAAACTACCGATCAATTCGACATCGGTATCGACTTCGGTATTCTGAATAATCGCATCAATGGCGAAATCGACTATTATAACAAACAAACGTCGGGTCTGCTGCTGAACGTCAACGTACCGGGTACAACCGGGTTTGCTACCCAGTTCAAAAACGTCGGTAATCTGCAAAATAAAGGCTTTGAGTTTGTGTTGAACACGGAAAACCTGACGGGTGCTTTCCGCTGGACCACAAGTCTGAATGCCGCAACGAATCAGAATAAGATTACGAATCTACAAAGTCAGATCATCGAAGGCGGTCTTAACGCCATGAGCCGTGCCGTTGAAGGGCAACCGCTCGGTGTGTTCTTTACACAAGAGTATGCCGGTGTTGATCCAGCTAAGGGTGATGCGCTTTGGTACAAGAATACGCCAAATCCTGACGGCAGCCTGGATCGGTCAACAACGAACGTGTACAGTCAGGCACAACGCGTAGTAGTTGGTAGCCCACTCCCAACCTGGACGGGTGGTGTCACCAACACGTTTAGCTATAAGGGTATCAGCCTGAGTGTTTTCTTCAACGGTGTGTTTGGTAACAAGCTGAACTTCTACGGTGTAGGACGCTTTTCGTCGGCAAATGGCCGATTCGAAGATAACCAGACGGTGAACCAGTTGGCCGCCTGGACCCCGGAAAATCCGAATACCAACGTACCGGAAGCCCGCTTGTTTTACAACAATGGCGCTCAGCCTTCGAGTCGTTTCGTGCTCGATGGTTCATTCGTTCGATTACGCACGGTTACCTTGTCGTACAACCTGCCCAAGCTGCTTGTCAACCGGGCGAAGCTGAACACGGTACGTGTGTTCGTAACCGGCCAGAACCTGCTAACGTTCACCAAGTATGCGGGTTGGGACCCTGAGGTCAATACAGACTACGCCGTTTCGAACATTGCCCAGGGTTATGATTTCTACACGGCTCCGCAGGCACGTACGATCACGGGTGGTATCAACATCGGTTTCTAA
- a CDS encoding OmpA family protein, which translates to MNRRLRLLLVLLLAASGLRAQVQYTTESPRIDDINDRDVSIQRVELTAQYTIIYMKFVSSERGSSRRSFPFSIPMPNGRGQQMESTNNIGFQPTSRLYVNQGERSYKFVRAENIPLETRRQVQPGERVDFVAYFERIDPGYTTFDLFECRDGGGYICFNFWGVHIINPLKKTYSQRTPKPQVQPRAQQPRYIPRTSPGVSPPASTPPVTPPKAEPAPAPAAVAINGITRDAKTKALLGATITYRLISGAESVSDGPADSVRSNKSTGAYTIPVTQRGVYAVTASAKGYFSQSDTLATNRVALNRNFDLVPIEAGATITLKNIYFNVSKFDLQPESYPELDRLVTVMRQNSTMTIRLEGHTDTVGDFDANVELSRNRVNEVKRYLVSKGIDAGRIDTVGYGPSRPINTNKSLKERPENRRVEMVIIKV; encoded by the coding sequence ATGAACCGCCGATTACGTTTACTCCTTGTCTTGCTGCTGGCTGCGTCAGGCTTGCGGGCGCAGGTTCAATACACCACCGAAAGTCCGCGCATCGATGACATTAACGACCGCGACGTGTCGATTCAGCGCGTAGAATTGACTGCGCAGTATACGATCATCTACATGAAATTCGTGTCCAGCGAACGCGGTTCGTCACGACGAAGCTTTCCTTTTTCAATTCCAATGCCGAATGGGCGTGGGCAACAGATGGAGTCGACAAACAACATTGGTTTTCAGCCAACGTCGCGTCTGTACGTCAATCAGGGCGAACGGTCGTATAAATTCGTGCGGGCCGAAAATATTCCGCTCGAAACAAGGCGACAAGTTCAGCCGGGAGAACGCGTTGACTTTGTCGCTTATTTTGAACGAATTGATCCCGGCTACACAACGTTCGACTTATTTGAATGCCGGGATGGAGGGGGCTATATCTGCTTTAATTTTTGGGGCGTCCATATCATCAACCCGCTTAAGAAGACTTATTCTCAGAGGACGCCTAAGCCGCAAGTACAGCCAAGAGCGCAGCAACCCCGTTATATACCGCGCACGTCGCCGGGGGTAAGTCCACCCGCTTCAACACCGCCCGTTACACCGCCTAAAGCCGAACCAGCACCCGCGCCGGCAGCTGTGGCCATTAACGGGATTACGCGTGATGCCAAAACCAAAGCGCTTTTAGGAGCAACCATTACCTACCGGCTAATTTCGGGAGCCGAATCTGTCAGTGATGGCCCTGCCGATTCGGTACGCAGCAACAAGTCAACCGGCGCGTATACCATTCCAGTTACCCAGCGAGGAGTTTATGCTGTAACCGCTTCGGCGAAAGGCTATTTCAGTCAGAGCGACACGCTGGCGACAAACCGTGTTGCGCTCAATCGTAATTTCGATTTAGTACCCATTGAAGCCGGAGCCACGATCACGCTTAAAAACATTTATTTCAACGTTTCTAAGTTTGATCTTCAGCCGGAATCGTACCCCGAACTGGATCGGCTCGTGACCGTCATGCGGCAGAACTCGACGATGACGATCCGGCTTGAGGGGCATACGGATACCGTCGGCGATTTTGACGCCAATGTTGAACTATCCCGAAACCGGGTCAATGAAGTGAAACGGTATCTGGTTTCGAAAGGAATAGATGCCGGGCGGATCGACACGGTTGGTTACGGACCGTCGCGACCCATTAATACCAATAAAAGCTTAAAAGAACGACCCGAAAACCGACGCGTAGAAATGGTGATCATTAAGGTGTAA
- a CDS encoding endonuclease III domain-containing protein, with the protein MKPNFDLNVVLDRIEEAVRPYPKAAMFDLFERGYNTLFEQLISCIVSIRTLDETTIPVSLRLFDVARTPEQLLALDIPTLTDLLYGTTYPDQKAYTMRGIAERVVNEFGGKLPADYTTLTSLKGVGPKCANLALGVATGQAAISVDVHVHRVVNRWGFVRTKQPEQTLKVLETQVPREQWVNINRLLMPFGKHICTGTLPHCSTCPVLEFCEQVGVERHR; encoded by the coding sequence ATGAAACCTAACTTTGACCTCAACGTCGTTCTGGATCGTATCGAAGAGGCTGTTCGTCCCTATCCCAAAGCGGCTATGTTCGATTTGTTCGAACGTGGGTACAACACACTCTTTGAGCAGTTGATTTCCTGCATCGTATCCATCCGTACGCTCGACGAGACGACTATCCCCGTCTCGCTACGACTTTTCGACGTAGCCCGTACCCCGGAACAACTGCTGGCACTCGATATACCGACGCTTACAGATCTTCTGTATGGTACAACGTACCCCGATCAGAAGGCGTATACGATGCGTGGCATTGCCGAGCGTGTGGTCAACGAATTTGGCGGCAAACTACCCGCTGATTATACTACACTGACCTCGTTGAAAGGAGTTGGTCCGAAATGCGCAAATCTGGCGCTCGGCGTCGCGACGGGACAAGCCGCCATCAGCGTTGATGTGCACGTGCATCGGGTCGTTAACCGCTGGGGCTTTGTGCGGACCAAGCAGCCTGAACAGACATTGAAAGTACTGGAAACACAGGTGCCTCGCGAGCAGTGGGTAAACATCAATCGTCTGCTCATGCCGTTTGGTAAGCACATCTGCACGGGTACGCTTCCTCATTGTTCAACCTGCCCGGTGTTAGAGTTCTGCGAGCAGGTTGGCGTCGAGCGGCATCGATAA